The sequence TTCCCTACTGGCTCGCCCACAGCACGCGGGCGATCCAGGCGATCTCGCCTTCCTGAAGCAGCCGGTCGGGATGCTCGGGGTTGAGCGAGCGCAGTTCCACCGTGCGGGCGGTCTGGCGCTTGAGTTCCTTGGCCAGCACCTCGCCCTCGCGCGTCTTCACGATCACCCGGTCGCCGCGCCGCACCGGCGCGGCCGGCGAGACCACCACGACATCGCCGTCGCGATAGAGCGGCAGCATGGAATCGCCGGCAATCTCCAGCGCATAGGCGTGCTCGTCGCCGACATCGGGAAAGGCGATCTCGTCCCAGGCGCCGCCGACCGGAAAGCCCGCATCGTCGAAATAGCCGCCGCCGCCTGCCTGCGCGAAGCCGATCAGCGGGATGGC comes from Ancylobacter sp. TS-1 and encodes:
- a CDS encoding helix-turn-helix transcriptional regulator → MLTHAQIWRAVDRLAERHGLSVSALAKRAGLDATTFNRSKREAADGRARWPSTESIAKILAATGTPLDDFMALVDGTGAARRAIPLIGFAQAGGGGYFDDAGFPVGGAWDEIAFPDVGDEHAYALEIAGDSMLPLYRDGDVVVVSPAAPVRRGDRVIVKTREGEVLAKELKRQTARTVELRSLNPEHPDRLLQEGEIAWIARVLWASQ